A stretch of Campylobacter gracilis DNA encodes these proteins:
- a CDS encoding ATP-dependent DNA helicase gives MINFIIKKLKDRNIFITGGAGVGKSYVIKELIEDYRARGKLVIVLGSTGISAVEIGGVTVHSFFRFGICKNHEELKSFDRKQSGKLSELRKILALADLIVIDEISMIGAELFEMIYLRISSSKFNGRLLVTGDFYQLPPVRKEGESATRASLFSDSDYAFGSYAWRQCEFFYVEMIGSKRTADAALYRLLCELRLGTPSEQTAELMRSLLIDAARAEPNATIISGRNAEVDAINNARLAKLNTPQSSFEGVYEALQSGVSEQKIQKWIASLNAPQSLTLKEGAKVLFTANKSGEFFNGEQGVVEKIEKDSGGEIESVVVKKPSGMLSRVGLQTYELSEIAASGADAEQIVLARYYQFPLKLAYAITIHKSQGMSIPQLICDIDRIFAKGQLYVALSRATSLAGLDVIYTRSEPLLRYLQRSASADEAVVKFYQENEFYKISDQKVE, from the coding sequence TTGATAAATTTCATCATCAAAAAGCTAAAAGATCGCAATATTTTCATCACGGGCGGCGCAGGCGTGGGCAAAAGCTACGTGATAAAAGAGCTCATCGAGGATTACCGCGCGCGCGGCAAGCTCGTCATCGTGCTCGGCAGCACTGGCATCAGCGCCGTAGAGATCGGCGGCGTGACCGTGCATAGCTTCTTCCGCTTCGGCATCTGCAAAAACCACGAGGAGTTAAAAAGCTTCGATCGCAAACAAAGCGGCAAGCTAAGCGAGCTGCGAAAAATTTTAGCCCTCGCGGATCTCATCGTGATCGATGAAATTTCGATGATCGGCGCCGAGCTTTTCGAGATGATCTATCTTAGAATTTCAAGCTCTAAATTTAACGGGCGGCTGCTCGTTACGGGCGATTTTTATCAGCTTCCGCCGGTGCGCAAAGAGGGCGAGAGCGCGACGCGCGCGAGCCTATTTAGCGACTCGGATTACGCCTTCGGCTCGTACGCGTGGAGGCAGTGCGAGTTTTTTTACGTCGAGATGATAGGCTCCAAGCGCACCGCAGATGCAGCGCTATACCGCCTGCTTTGCGAGCTGCGACTCGGCACCCCAAGCGAGCAGACGGCGGAGCTGATGCGATCTTTGCTCATCGATGCCGCGCGAGCTGAGCCGAACGCTACGATAATCTCGGGCCGAAACGCCGAAGTGGATGCGATAAATAACGCCAGACTAGCCAAACTGAATACGCCGCAGAGCAGCTTTGAGGGCGTTTATGAAGCGCTACAAAGCGGAGTGAGCGAGCAGAAAATTCAAAAATGGATCGCCTCGCTAAACGCGCCGCAAAGTCTGACGCTGAAAGAGGGCGCAAAGGTGCTGTTTACCGCAAACAAAAGCGGCGAGTTTTTTAACGGCGAGCAAGGCGTCGTCGAAAAGATCGAAAAAGATTCCGGCGGCGAGATCGAAAGCGTGGTCGTAAAAAAGCCCTCGGGCATGCTAAGTCGCGTGGGGCTGCAAACATACGAACTAAGCGAGATCGCCGCAAGCGGCGCGGATGCCGAGCAGATCGTGCTGGCGCGGTATTATCAGTTCCCGCTCAAGCTCGCATACGCCATCACGATCCACAAATCCCAAGGCATGAGCATCCCGCAGCTCATCTGCGACATCGACAGGATCTTTGCCAAAGGGCAGCTCTACGTGGCGCTTTCGCGCGCGACGAGCCTTGCGGGGCTAGACGTGATATATACGCGATCAGAGCCCTTGCTGCGGTATTTGCAGCGCAGCGCAAGCGCGGATGAGGCTGTGGTGAAATTTTATCAAGAGAATGAATTTTATAAAATTTCGGATCAAAAGGTGGAATAA
- a CDS encoding SH3 domain-containing C40 family peptidase: MKRLVSLIFAALILVGCGETVGPRKFIPENPAILDLEYAQNSERLPAPASVQNISGKAFKSRYFKIWFDDAPIKAEIDTFWGLNYAKGRHFDAAGRIYDDAVYQSIRANANEEAFGLISAPAITVKNALLRNIPSDLPIFGDPSEPGEGAPFDYAANSAVSVGYPLLLSHYSRDGAWAFVRNDGVWSWIRSDAIKRISPQQADIYANSKFITILRDGAAVYDENGAELFRARTGTILPYDFSGERDLGGMLGVRSVFGGEILTQFGSRRYFVSAEDARLWPAPLDEQNSKIVAASLLGQKYGWGGYKFLRDCSLMTKDFLANFGLWLPRNSKAQSGRGERFSLAGMSADEKLSFIGENGVAYKTLLYMPGHVMLYVGQVDGKPAVLHDIWGLRTMDGGRAVIGRTAITSLTIGSDRADIAEDRLLISRISAMSVLSGEEDGVLDDRFTPEDPSSLSAYASGN; the protein is encoded by the coding sequence TTGAAACGATTAGTATCTCTCATCTTCGCAGCTTTAATCCTTGTAGGTTGCGGCGAAACCGTCGGCCCGCGCAAGTTTATCCCGGAAAATCCCGCTATTTTGGATCTCGAATACGCTCAAAACAGCGAGCGGCTGCCGGCTCCTGCGTCGGTGCAAAACATAAGCGGAAAAGCGTTTAAGAGCCGCTATTTTAAAATTTGGTTTGACGATGCGCCGATTAAAGCCGAAATCGACACGTTTTGGGGGCTTAATTACGCCAAGGGACGCCACTTTGACGCCGCAGGCAGAATATACGACGACGCGGTTTATCAAAGCATTCGCGCAAACGCCAATGAAGAGGCATTTGGGCTGATTTCAGCGCCCGCTATAACAGTAAAAAACGCGCTGCTGCGAAATATCCCAAGCGACTTGCCGATTTTCGGCGATCCGAGCGAGCCGGGGGAGGGCGCGCCGTTTGATTACGCCGCAAATTCCGCCGTGAGCGTGGGCTATCCGCTGCTGTTGTCGCATTACAGCAGAGACGGCGCGTGGGCGTTCGTGCGCAACGACGGCGTGTGGAGCTGGATAAGAAGCGATGCGATAAAACGCATCAGCCCCCAGCAGGCGGATATTTATGCAAATTCTAAATTTATAACGATCCTGCGCGACGGCGCCGCCGTTTATGACGAAAACGGCGCGGAGCTTTTTAGGGCGCGCACAGGCACGATCCTGCCGTATGATTTTAGCGGCGAGCGCGATCTTGGCGGCATGCTCGGCGTACGGAGCGTATTCGGCGGCGAAATTTTAACTCAGTTTGGCAGCAGGAGATATTTTGTTAGCGCGGAGGATGCGAGGCTTTGGCCTGCGCCGCTTGATGAGCAGAACTCAAAGATCGTAGCCGCTAGCCTGCTCGGGCAGAAATACGGCTGGGGCGGGTATAAATTTCTTCGCGATTGCTCGCTTATGACGAAAGACTTTTTGGCAAATTTCGGGCTGTGGCTGCCGCGAAATTCTAAGGCGCAATCGGGCCGCGGCGAGCGTTTTTCGCTAGCGGGGATGAGCGCGGATGAAAAGCTTAGCTTCATCGGCGAAAACGGCGTGGCGTATAAAACCCTGCTGTATATGCCCGGCCACGTGATGCTCTACGTAGGGCAGGTGGATGGCAAGCCTGCGGTGCTGCACGATATCTGGGGGCTTCGCACGATGGACGGCGGGCGCGCGGTCATCGGGCGCACGGCGATTACGTCGCTTACTATCGGCTCGGATCGCGCGGACATCGCCGAGGATCGACTGCTAATCTCGCGTATCAGCGCGATGAGCGTACTTTCGGGCGAGGAGGACGGCGTTTTGGACGATCGGTTCACTCCTGAGGATCCGAGCAGCCTATCTGCGTATGCGAGCGGAAATTAG
- a CDS encoding methyltransferase family protein: protein MEISFFTTLKPALAGAWIPSFAMVLIQFAYMFIYKEVGKRATDTSWYTLADKRNAIISSLLQVALLILSVFVPLKMGSAWFWIGAVIYVAAFAGFIKAFHDYAAAPADKAAQGGIYRLSRNPMYFFYFLGMAGVCVASASPWLLIVIVPFAIYNHLVVLGEERYCEQAYGREYLEYKRKTPRYFLFF from the coding sequence ATGGAAATTTCATTTTTTACGACGCTTAAGCCTGCTCTAGCAGGCGCTTGGATACCCTCATTTGCGATGGTGCTGATACAGTTCGCGTATATGTTTATCTACAAGGAGGTCGGCAAACGTGCCACCGATACCTCGTGGTACACGCTCGCGGACAAGCGAAATGCGATCATAAGCTCGCTGCTGCAAGTAGCGCTGCTTATTTTGTCGGTGTTCGTGCCACTTAAGATGGGTAGCGCGTGGTTTTGGATCGGAGCGGTGATCTACGTAGCGGCTTTTGCGGGCTTCATCAAAGCGTTTCACGACTATGCGGCGGCCCCTGCGGACAAAGCCGCACAAGGCGGCATCTACCGCCTATCGCGCAATCCGATGTATTTCTTTTATTTCCTCGGCATGGCGGGCGTTTGCGTCGCTTCAGCGTCGCCGTGGCTACTCATAGTGATAGTGCCCTTTGCCATATACAATCATCTCGTGGTCCTGGGCGAGGAGCGCTACTGCGAGCAGGCCTACGGGCGGGAGTATTTGGAGTATAAACGCAAGACGCCGAGATATTTTTTGTTCTTTTAA
- a CDS encoding ABC transporter substrate-binding protein, whose translation MKKFLLLLLAGALFASAAELRTIKDMDGAEVKIPAKVERIAALWHSNNQILLALGGADKIVATTDNISKNAWFLKIYPRLAQIPVLLKNNDVNLEELMSRNPDVVIVPTALAGENLAKQGFTVLKASFSDYEQMRRSIRMCGDMLGGDAPQRAKDLIANLDKNIALVSGRTANLSPDKRPRVLHIVGGSDLLKIDGKGTLIDSWIELAGGTNAITATKGPMKTITAEEIIASNPQIIIVGGDHNEDAVEKIKSSPVYSGTDAVKNGRVYGNPRGVFNWDRYGADTVLQILWAAKTIQPELFADIDIKAETKAFYKKFMNYELSDEEFGYILKGLSPEGK comes from the coding sequence ATGAAAAAATTTTTACTACTGCTTTTGGCGGGTGCGCTTTTTGCGAGTGCGGCAGAGCTTAGAACTATCAAGGATATGGACGGAGCTGAGGTCAAAATCCCCGCAAAAGTTGAGCGTATTGCGGCACTCTGGCACTCGAACAATCAAATTTTACTGGCCCTAGGAGGAGCGGATAAGATCGTCGCTACCACCGATAACATCAGCAAAAACGCGTGGTTTCTTAAAATTTATCCGCGCCTGGCGCAGATCCCTGTGCTGCTAAAAAATAATGACGTAAATTTAGAGGAGCTAATGAGCCGTAACCCTGACGTAGTCATAGTCCCAACCGCACTGGCAGGCGAAAATTTAGCTAAGCAGGGCTTTACCGTTTTAAAGGCGAGCTTTAGCGATTACGAGCAGATGAGGCGTAGTATCAGGATGTGCGGCGATATGCTAGGAGGCGACGCGCCGCAAAGAGCGAAGGATCTGATCGCAAATCTCGATAAAAATATCGCTTTGGTTAGCGGCCGCACCGCAAATTTAAGCCCCGATAAACGTCCGCGCGTCCTTCACATCGTAGGCGGAAGCGATCTTTTAAAGATCGACGGCAAGGGCACGCTGATCGACTCGTGGATAGAGCTAGCCGGAGGAACGAATGCGATCACCGCCACAAAAGGCCCGATGAAAACCATCACCGCCGAGGAGATCATCGCTAGCAACCCGCAGATCATAATCGTGGGCGGCGATCACAACGAAGATGCGGTAGAGAAAATCAAATCTAGTCCGGTTTACAGCGGCACGGATGCGGTCAAAAACGGGCGCGTTTACGGCAATCCGCGCGGGGTTTTCAACTGGGATCGATACGGCGCGGATACGGTGCTTCAAATTTTATGGGCGGCGAAAACCATCCAGCCGGAGCTCTTTGCCGACATTGACATAAAAGCCGAAACTAAGGCGTTTTATAAAAAATTTATGAATTACGAGCTAAGCGACGAGGAATTTGGATATATTTTAAAAGGACTTAGCCCGGAGGGTAAATAA
- a CDS encoding SPFH domain-containing protein yields MDEILYLIGAAVGVLIVLFIIVPLFFRRIVETNEVHIVQSARKTTSYGKDTGNGNSYYEFPSWVPVLGVTKIVLPVSVFSIKIEDYEAYDLGRLPFVVDITAFFRIMDSNLAAQRVNNFEDLNNQLRNIIQGSIRSILSSRVLEDILQIRSELGDDFTKAVKTQLQNWGIEPVKNIELMDIRDSSGSKVILNIMEKKKSQIEKESRVEVANNTKLAQIAEIEAAQATEVRQQEANKMVGLKTVENEREVAISKEQAEQLIKDQQKITQEKAMEVVRVNDVKQAEIKKQVEIVKAEQEQRKIEIDAEARKNAKIRDAEAIKENQILVAQGDKEKQFLAAAALLEMKDKEAQGTLKIGSAEAEALRLKELAPVNAQIELAREIGENQGYQTYLISIKQIEANRDIGLEQAKALSAADLKIIANEGSVGEGMSKFGEILSAKGGTQLAAMLEALNQSEVGKKVLDKISDAKEGDKSE; encoded by the coding sequence ATGGATGAAATTTTATATTTAATAGGCGCCGCCGTCGGGGTTTTAATCGTGCTTTTTATCATCGTGCCGCTGTTTTTCAGGCGTATAGTGGAGACGAACGAAGTGCATATCGTCCAGAGTGCGCGCAAGACGACGAGCTACGGCAAAGATACCGGTAACGGCAATAGCTACTATGAATTCCCGAGTTGGGTGCCGGTGCTGGGCGTTACGAAGATCGTTTTGCCGGTCTCTGTTTTTAGCATCAAGATCGAGGATTATGAGGCGTATGATTTAGGCAGACTTCCTTTCGTAGTCGATATAACGGCGTTTTTTAGGATTATGGATTCAAATTTAGCCGCGCAACGCGTCAATAATTTTGAGGATCTTAACAATCAGCTTAGAAATATCATTCAAGGCTCGATCCGCTCGATCCTTTCGAGCCGCGTGCTTGAGGACATCTTGCAGATCCGCTCCGAGCTCGGAGATGATTTTACCAAGGCAGTAAAGACGCAGCTGCAAAATTGGGGTATCGAACCCGTCAAAAACATCGAGCTGATGGATATCCGAGATAGCAGCGGCAGCAAGGTCATCTTAAACATCATGGAGAAGAAAAAATCCCAGATCGAAAAGGAAAGCCGCGTCGAGGTCGCAAACAACACCAAGCTCGCCCAGATCGCCGAGATCGAAGCCGCGCAGGCGACCGAAGTGCGCCAGCAGGAAGCCAATAAGATGGTAGGCCTTAAAACCGTCGAAAACGAGCGAGAGGTCGCGATCTCAAAGGAGCAGGCCGAGCAGCTCATCAAGGATCAGCAAAAGATCACGCAGGAAAAGGCGATGGAGGTCGTGCGGGTAAACGACGTCAAGCAGGCCGAGATCAAAAAGCAGGTGGAGATCGTAAAGGCCGAGCAGGAGCAGCGCAAGATCGAGATCGACGCCGAAGCGCGCAAAAACGCCAAGATCCGCGACGCCGAAGCGATCAAGGAAAATCAAATTTTAGTAGCGCAGGGCGATAAAGAGAAGCAGTTTCTCGCCGCCGCGGCGCTTTTGGAGATGAAGGATAAAGAAGCGCAGGGTACGCTAAAGATAGGCTCTGCAGAGGCCGAAGCGCTTAGGCTAAAAGAGCTCGCGCCCGTAAACGCGCAGATCGAGCTGGCGCGCGAGATCGGCGAAAATCAGGGATACCAGACCTATCTCATTTCGATCAAACAGATCGAAGCGAACCGCGACATCGGCCTAGAGCAGGCCAAGGCGCTAAGCGCGGCGGATCTTAAGATCATCGCGAACGAAGGTAGCGTGGGCGAGGGGATGAGTAAATTCGGCGAAATTTTAAGCGCCAAAGGCGGCACGCAGCTAGCCGCGATGCTTGAAGCGCTAAATCAAAGCGAGGTCGGCAAAAAGGTGCTGGATAAAATTTCAGATGCCAAGGAGGGGGACAAATCCGAGTAA
- a CDS encoding sulfite exporter TauE/SafE family protein produces the protein MFFEYILIGACVGFISGFFGIGGGTVVVPVMMLFGYDVKYAIGISIMQMIFSSIFGSFVNFKSKMLDVAPALVLGLGGFCGALSSGFIVSYFSSKFLLGTLILVQIINLIKLFKTPTEPAGETNKSKILLFLVGLFVGAVAISVGIGGAVFVMPILISFLNYDIKKAVSTGLFFVIFSSSAGFISLSAHGLVYYEIGALLGVGSLAGVYAGVKTSHKIGKKAQKRWMIALIVAILCVTIKKFIALN, from the coding sequence ATGTTTTTTGAATACATTTTAATCGGCGCCTGCGTAGGCTTTATCAGCGGATTTTTCGGCATCGGCGGCGGCACGGTCGTGGTGCCCGTGATGATGCTCTTCGGCTACGACGTCAAGTACGCCATCGGCATCAGCATCATGCAGATGATCTTTAGCTCGATATTCGGCTCGTTCGTAAATTTTAAAAGCAAAATGCTAGATGTCGCGCCCGCGCTGGTGCTGGGGCTCGGGGGCTTTTGCGGCGCGCTTAGCAGCGGCTTTATCGTAAGCTATTTCTCCTCAAAATTCCTTCTGGGCACGCTTATTTTGGTACAGATCATAAATTTAATCAAACTCTTTAAAACCCCGACCGAGCCCGCGGGCGAGACCAACAAATCTAAAATTTTACTATTTTTGGTCGGGCTGTTCGTCGGCGCCGTGGCGATCAGCGTGGGTATCGGCGGCGCGGTATTCGTGATGCCTATTTTGATCAGCTTTTTAAACTACGACATCAAAAAGGCCGTCAGCACGGGGCTATTTTTCGTGATATTTTCCTCAAGTGCGGGCTTTATTAGCCTCTCCGCGCACGGACTCGTGTACTACGAAATCGGCGCGTTGCTCGGCGTCGGCTCGCTTGCGGGCGTTTATGCGGGCGTCAAAACCTCGCACAAGATCGGCAAAAAAGCTCAAAAGCGCTGGATGATAGCTCTCATCGTCGCGATACTTTGCGTGACGATCAAAAAATTTATCGCCCTAAACTAG
- a CDS encoding CsgG/HfaB family protein, whose translation MNFKKTISVAVIAASVLALFSGCAKESSRVVQTPTVASLNTNYSGERIAVSVGRFNNQSSYNNGVFSDGEDRLGNQAQTILISSLQQTGRFSVLDRTNMRAIKEESAISKSAQNLKGARYVITGDVTEFGRKTTGDHQLFGILGKGKTQTAYSKVNLNIVDVRTSEVVFSTQGAGEYELSNREVLGFGGTAGYDSTLNGKVLSLAIIEAVNNLVNGLENGAFKVR comes from the coding sequence ATGAATTTCAAAAAAACCATATCGGTTGCCGTTATTGCGGCTTCGGTGCTGGCGCTATTTAGCGGATGCGCGAAAGAAAGCTCTCGCGTAGTACAAACCCCTACGGTAGCGAGTCTAAATACCAATTACTCGGGCGAGCGGATCGCCGTATCGGTAGGACGCTTTAACAATCAGTCCTCTTACAACAACGGCGTGTTCTCCGACGGAGAGGACAGACTGGGTAACCAAGCGCAGACAATTTTGATCTCAAGCTTGCAGCAAACAGGACGTTTCTCGGTGCTTGATCGCACGAATATGCGCGCCATCAAAGAGGAAAGCGCAATCTCTAAAAGCGCACAAAACTTAAAAGGCGCCAGATACGTTATCACCGGCGATGTGACTGAGTTTGGCCGCAAGACGACCGGAGATCATCAGTTGTTTGGAATTTTGGGCAAAGGAAAGACCCAAACGGCGTATTCTAAAGTAAATTTAAACATCGTTGACGTTAGAACGTCCGAGGTGGTCTTTTCGACCCAGGGCGCAGGCGAATACGAGCTATCAAACCGAGAAGTGCTAGGTTTCGGCGGCACTGCAGGCTATGATTCGACGCTAAACGGCAAGGTGTTAAGCCTGGCGATCATCGAAGCGGTCAATAATCTCGTAAACGGCCTTGAAAACGGCGCGTTTAAAGTGAGATAA
- a CDS encoding DUF4810 domain-containing protein has protein sequence MKASSALALAAAAVIFCGCGGGTRNQIYYWDGSYTDSTYQYLKQEGDVGEQIEALEKSIQKAYEKGLKVPPGLYSHLGLLYLSAGNGARARENFEKEAQAFPESKPFLTFVTNPAALKKAEAVTKPGADKVQGSSEREVAKAASAKQGKAAAKQGGKTNKKAKK, from the coding sequence TTGAAAGCAAGTAGCGCTCTTGCGCTCGCTGCTGCTGCCGTGATCTTTTGCGGCTGCGGCGGCGGGACGCGGAATCAAATTTATTACTGGGACGGCAGCTACACGGACTCGACCTATCAGTATCTAAAGCAGGAAGGCGACGTAGGCGAGCAGATCGAAGCGCTTGAAAAATCTATCCAAAAGGCATACGAAAAGGGACTTAAAGTCCCGCCTGGGCTTTATTCGCATCTGGGACTTTTGTATCTAAGCGCGGGCAACGGCGCGAGGGCGAGGGAGAATTTCGAGAAAGAAGCTCAGGCCTTTCCTGAATCAAAGCCGTTTTTAACCTTCGTTACAAACCCTGCCGCGCTTAAAAAAGCTGAGGCTGTGACCAAGCCGGGCGCTGATAAAGTCCAAGGATCAAGCGAACGCGAAGTCGCCAAAGCAGCCTCTGCAAAGCAAGGCAAAGCTGCCGCGAAACAGGGCGGCAAAACGAATAAAAAGGCTAAAAAATGA
- a CDS encoding DUF799 domain-containing protein yields the protein MKNKAQIAIFSVFVALFFNACALSEPEIYDYSALQQAKPRSILVLMPSNETTEVDAGAAVLANAIYPLSEAGYYVFDPALVHETFKNNGIYEASDIQNVSAHKLRQIFGADAVLYLNVVKYGTSYMLIKSTNVVAVNAKLVDLRSGATLWEGSAQVSDDSGGGGNNLVGMLISAVVKQIGDTITDAGYKLSASADVILLGQNCNNCLLYGPYSPHYGQDRQLGGGK from the coding sequence ATGAAAAATAAAGCTCAAATAGCTATTTTTAGCGTATTCGTGGCGCTGTTTTTTAATGCGTGCGCTCTAAGCGAGCCTGAAATTTACGACTACTCGGCGCTTCAGCAGGCTAAGCCGCGATCGATTTTGGTGCTGATGCCGAGCAACGAAACAACCGAAGTGGACGCAGGTGCTGCCGTGCTCGCCAACGCGATCTATCCGCTAAGCGAGGCGGGGTATTACGTATTTGATCCGGCGCTCGTGCATGAGACCTTCAAAAATAACGGAATTTACGAGGCTAGCGACATCCAAAATGTCTCCGCGCACAAGCTAAGGCAGATTTTCGGTGCGGACGCCGTGCTGTATCTGAACGTCGTCAAATACGGCACTTCGTATATGCTTATCAAAAGTACGAACGTAGTGGCGGTCAATGCCAAGCTCGTGGATCTGCGAAGCGGTGCGACGCTCTGGGAGGGCTCGGCGCAGGTCAGCGACGACTCGGGCGGAGGCGGTAACAATCTCGTGGGTATGCTAATCTCTGCGGTCGTCAAACAGATCGGCGATACGATCACCGATGCGGGATACAAGCTTTCTGCAAGCGCGGATGTGATACTTTTGGGGCAGAACTGCAATAACTGCTTACTATACGGTCCGTATTCGCCGCATTACGGTCAGGATAGGCAGCTTGGCGGCGGCAAATAA
- a CDS encoding DIP1984 family protein has translation MKLAEALILRADIQKRIEQLKSRLADNAKVQEGEKPSEEPKVLLAELDALTSELERLIVRINLTNCTAKADGKSLTELIAKRDILTLKAGALRTFAQASAQKVDVYSRSEIKILSTVDVAALQKQVDELARQIRQLDTTLQGANWQTDLIES, from the coding sequence ATGAAACTAGCCGAGGCGCTGATACTGCGCGCAGATATACAAAAACGCATCGAGCAGCTAAAATCAAGACTCGCGGACAACGCGAAGGTGCAAGAGGGCGAAAAGCCTAGCGAGGAGCCAAAGGTGCTGCTAGCCGAGCTGGACGCACTCACAAGCGAGCTTGAGCGGCTGATAGTTCGGATAAATTTAACCAACTGCACCGCAAAAGCGGACGGCAAGAGCCTAACCGAGCTAATCGCCAAGCGTGACATACTCACGCTAAAAGCGGGTGCGCTACGGACTTTCGCGCAAGCTTCCGCGCAAAAAGTAGACGTTTATTCGCGCAGCGAGATTAAAATCCTAAGCACGGTCGACGTCGCGGCGCTACAAAAGCAAGTAGATGAGCTAGCCAGGCAGATCAGGCAGCTTGATACGACGCTGCAAGGCGCAAACTGGCAGACCGATCTGATCGAAAGCTAA
- a CDS encoding tyrosine-protein phosphatase, translating to MNFKTLALAVVFFFATGINAELATEANSINFRKTSSAEQNLADAKDAKFQHAHFKNADTAASGTNSNSSQKATLIDEAKNFYRVDELLFRSAQLDGSYAAKLHELGIKSIVNLRHFSRGGDKRAFGDQFWLANKPLQSWEIKPAQIADVLRTIRERQKEGAVLVHCYHGADRTGLVVAMYRVIYQGWSLDAARSEMIDGGYGFHSMWQDIAGFLTPQNEALVRAELGI from the coding sequence TTGAATTTTAAAACCCTTGCACTAGCGGTCGTATTTTTCTTTGCGACCGGCATAAATGCGGAGCTCGCGACAGAAGCAAATTCCATAAATTTTAGAAAAACGAGCAGTGCGGAGCAAAATCTCGCGGACGCAAAAGACGCCAAATTTCAACACGCGCATTTTAAAAACGCAGATACCGCGGCGAGCGGTACAAACTCAAACTCATCGCAAAAAGCAACCCTCATCGACGAAGCGAAAAATTTCTACCGCGTGGACGAGCTGCTGTTTCGTAGCGCACAGCTTGATGGAAGCTATGCCGCAAAGCTGCACGAGCTTGGCATCAAAAGTATCGTAAATCTGCGTCATTTTAGCAGAGGCGGCGACAAAAGAGCGTTCGGGGATCAATTTTGGCTTGCAAACAAGCCGCTTCAAAGCTGGGAGATAAAGCCCGCTCAGATCGCGGACGTCTTACGCACCATTCGCGAGCGCCAAAAGGAGGGCGCCGTGCTCGTGCACTGCTATCACGGAGCCGATCGCACGGGGCTTGTGGTGGCGATGTATCGCGTGATCTATCAGGGCTGGAGCCTGGACGCCGCGCGCAGCGAGATGATAGACGGCGGATACGGCTTTCACTCGATGTGGCAGGATATCGCGGGCTTTTTGACTCCGCAAAATGAAGCGCTCGTAAGAGCCGAGCTTGGAATTTAG